In Geopsychrobacter electrodiphilus DSM 16401, a single window of DNA contains:
- the frr gene encoding ribosome recycling factor, which produces MVKDALREGKSAMDKALQALRRDIARIRTGRASITLLDDIRVDYYGTPTPLSQVANLSVPEPRLIVIQPWEKKLISDIERAIFKSDLGLNPSSDGQIIRLPIPALTEERRKEMAKQVRRIGEEAKISIRGARRDLNETLKLLEKDKEINLDEMKQGEKDVQQLTDEYVAKVDGIVKDKEQELMEI; this is translated from the coding sequence ATGGTTAAGGATGCTCTTAGAGAAGGGAAATCTGCGATGGACAAGGCGCTTCAAGCCTTGCGTCGTGATATCGCCAGAATCAGAACCGGACGTGCATCGATAACGCTGCTTGACGATATCCGGGTCGATTATTATGGGACCCCAACGCCGTTGAGTCAGGTTGCAAATCTGAGCGTCCCTGAACCGCGACTGATTGTGATTCAACCTTGGGAGAAAAAACTGATTTCCGATATCGAAAGAGCGATATTTAAGTCCGACCTTGGGTTGAACCCCTCATCAGACGGTCAGATTATCCGGCTGCCGATTCCTGCTTTAACCGAAGAACGACGTAAGGAGATGGCCAAGCAGGTTCGTCGCATTGGCGAAGAAGCCAAAATCTCCATCCGTGGCGCACGTCGTGATCTGAATGAGACCTTAAAGCTTCTGGAAAAGGACAAAGAGATTAACCTTGATGAGATGAAACAGGGTGAAAAGGATGTGCAGCAATTGACCGATGAGTATGTCGCGAAAGTTGATGGGATCGTAAAGGATAAAGAACAGGAACTCATGGAAATTTGA
- the lptF gene encoding LPS export ABC transporter permease LptF, whose protein sequence is MNTRRINRYIFNETLIPTLLGLVVFTFILVMGKLPGLTELVLNKGVPLISILKLFSYLLPTFLSITIPLSFLLGVLLAFGRLSADSEFIALKSTGVSLYTLLKPILYFSIVCVLITGYLTLYGEPLGKSAFRDQLFTIASDRAGIGIQAGVFNDSFEGLIIYAESTEDKQEQMTHVFISDERAAGNPANIIARQGQFIHDAQNKTLTLRLKDGTIHHLESGKTDSYQTVGFSTYDISLDLSKGLAVNAERSKSLGEYSPSQLISAKRQTTDKRMATRLAVELHKRISTSVAPLVFALIGIPLGLQSNRSGKGAGFSLALGIALSYYVLLNISATLASKGGVPPAFALYLPNLLFISAGILLINRTAREKQFSWPSLWGTSFFSRRGRAKK, encoded by the coding sequence ATGAACACACGCCGCATCAACCGCTACATTTTCAACGAGACCCTTATCCCGACCCTTCTTGGGTTGGTGGTATTTACCTTCATTCTGGTCATGGGAAAACTCCCCGGACTGACTGAACTTGTTCTGAACAAGGGTGTCCCGCTGATAAGTATCCTAAAACTTTTCAGCTACCTGTTGCCGACCTTTCTCAGTATCACGATTCCGTTATCGTTCCTGCTCGGTGTCTTGCTCGCTTTCGGCAGATTATCAGCAGACAGTGAATTTATTGCCCTGAAATCAACCGGGGTCAGTCTCTATACACTCTTGAAGCCAATTTTATATTTTTCGATTGTGTGTGTCTTAATCACCGGATATCTAACTCTGTACGGTGAACCCCTCGGCAAATCAGCGTTCCGCGATCAACTCTTCACCATAGCCTCCGATCGTGCCGGCATCGGCATCCAGGCTGGGGTCTTTAACGATAGTTTTGAAGGGCTGATCATCTATGCGGAATCGACGGAAGACAAACAGGAACAGATGACGCATGTCTTCATTTCAGATGAGAGAGCCGCGGGGAATCCGGCCAACATTATCGCCCGTCAGGGCCAGTTTATTCATGATGCGCAAAACAAAACCCTGACCCTCAGGTTAAAAGACGGGACAATACACCACCTGGAAAGTGGAAAAACTGACAGCTACCAGACGGTCGGTTTCAGCACCTACGATATTAGTCTTGATCTTTCCAAAGGGTTGGCGGTCAATGCGGAGCGCTCGAAGTCCCTCGGCGAATACAGTCCATCACAACTGATTTCGGCGAAAAGACAGACAACCGATAAGCGCATGGCGACCCGCCTAGCAGTAGAGTTGCACAAGCGGATCAGCACTTCTGTCGCACCTCTGGTTTTCGCCCTTATCGGGATTCCTCTTGGCCTGCAATCGAATCGCTCGGGAAAGGGGGCCGGGTTTTCTCTCGCCCTGGGCATAGCACTAAGCTATTACGTCCTGCTTAACATCTCCGCTACCCTCGCCAGCAAGGGGGGTGTCCCTCCCGCATTCGCACTCTACTTGCCCAACCTGCTTTTCATCAGCGCCGGGATCCTTCTCATTAACCGGACTGCTCGCGAAAAACAATTCAGCTGGCCTTCGCTATGGGGAACAAGTTTTTTTTCCAGGCGTGGGAGGGCTAAAAAGTGA
- the pyrH gene encoding UMP kinase produces the protein MAEIKYRRILLKLSGEALAGDQGYGISPDILVAIAAEIAEVVAKGVEVALVIGGGNIFRGLAASSKGMDRASADYMGMLATLMNSLAMQDALEKKGVTTRVLSAIDMKQIAEPYIRRRAERHLEKGRVVIFGAGTGNPYFTTDTAASLRAMEIGAEVILKATKVDGIYSADPATDENAIKYDDLTYLEVLQMGLQVMDATATSLCMDNNLPMIIFDLTRSGNIMKVVCGESIGTIVTGAKKHG, from the coding sequence GTGGCTGAAATCAAATACCGTCGAATTCTTTTAAAGCTTAGTGGCGAGGCTCTTGCGGGTGATCAGGGTTATGGGATTTCTCCCGATATCCTTGTTGCAATTGCAGCAGAAATAGCTGAGGTCGTCGCCAAGGGGGTCGAAGTCGCTCTGGTCATAGGTGGAGGGAACATCTTCCGTGGATTGGCCGCTTCCTCCAAGGGAATGGATCGCGCTAGCGCCGATTATATGGGGATGTTGGCGACGTTGATGAACAGTCTTGCCATGCAGGATGCTCTCGAGAAAAAGGGAGTTACGACCCGGGTTTTGTCCGCTATCGATATGAAACAGATAGCCGAACCGTATATTCGTCGCCGGGCAGAACGTCATCTGGAAAAAGGTCGGGTTGTTATCTTTGGTGCGGGGACCGGGAACCCCTATTTTACGACGGATACCGCCGCCAGTTTACGTGCCATGGAAATTGGTGCAGAAGTCATCCTCAAGGCAACAAAGGTTGACGGGATCTATTCCGCGGACCCTGCCACGGATGAGAATGCAATCAAGTATGATGATCTGACCTACCTGGAAGTATTGCAAATGGGGTTGCAGGTTATGGACGCTACGGCAACTTCACTTTGTATGGATAATAATCTACCAATGATTATCTTCGACTTGACCCGTAGTGGTAACATCATGAAGGTGGTGTGTGGTGAGTCGATAGGCACGATTGTTACGGGAGCTAAAAAACATGGTTAA
- the lptG gene encoding LPS export ABC transporter permease LptG: MKQIDRYLLQHFLRIFTLTLMACVGIYLLVDFFEKASRFIEHKASMSQYLIYLINSLPLIIVQVTPLVILMGTVLTLGSLGRTNEITALRSCGISLWRIVRPLMLTVGLISIGYLLINEVLAPISTRQLTRLLDYQLQGKPEPSLNSDHIWYRDGNRIIKVALALPEKKRLQGISIFEMSNDFRLQSRTQIPEVYFREGHWWAPKAQKRTFDLNSGDLVSSTALTKKVIDFDRKPADFVRAAEQSRFKSALDLWQSRRKLSAEGFDVTRLSVDLHTRLAAPFACLIMAFLGVPFSLGRGRGSSIALGVGLSLAVGVGYFLLQSLALAFGYSGALPPVAAGWAANLIFLLLGTYLILRTQD, translated from the coding sequence GTGAAACAGATTGACCGCTATCTGCTGCAACATTTTCTGCGAATCTTTACTCTGACCTTGATGGCGTGTGTAGGGATCTATTTGCTCGTCGATTTTTTCGAAAAGGCCAGCCGTTTTATCGAACATAAAGCCAGCATGTCTCAATACCTTATTTACCTGATCAACAGCCTTCCCCTGATCATCGTTCAGGTCACCCCGCTGGTCATCCTGATGGGAACAGTGCTCACTCTGGGAAGCCTTGGCCGCACCAATGAAATTACGGCCCTCCGCTCTTGCGGTATCAGTCTCTGGAGAATCGTACGCCCTTTAATGTTGACAGTGGGCCTGATATCAATCGGCTATCTCCTGATCAATGAGGTTCTGGCGCCAATCAGTACCCGTCAACTCACCCGCCTGCTCGACTATCAATTACAGGGAAAACCCGAACCCTCTCTCAACAGTGATCATATCTGGTACCGCGATGGCAACCGCATCATCAAGGTTGCCTTGGCTCTTCCGGAAAAAAAACGTCTACAGGGAATTTCAATCTTCGAAATGAGTAATGATTTCCGCCTTCAATCCCGTACCCAGATCCCGGAGGTTTATTTTCGCGAAGGTCATTGGTGGGCACCAAAAGCTCAAAAACGCACCTTTGATCTCAATTCCGGAGACCTGGTAAGTTCAACGGCATTAACAAAAAAAGTTATCGATTTTGATCGAAAACCCGCTGACTTCGTCCGTGCAGCCGAGCAGAGCCGATTTAAAAGCGCTCTGGATCTCTGGCAGAGTCGCCGCAAACTTTCTGCGGAAGGTTTTGATGTTACGCGATTATCGGTTGACCTGCATACCCGCCTGGCCGCGCCCTTTGCCTGCTTGATCATGGCCTTTCTCGGAGTCCCTTTCTCTTTGGGCCGTGGTCGTGGCAGCAGCATCGCCTTAGGTGTCGGTTTAAGCCTGGCGGTCGGCGTCGGATACTTCCTCCTGCAGTCTCTCGCACTCGCTTTCGGCT
- a CDS encoding phosphatidate cytidylyltransferase — MLIAFLYYSTSGIFALVAAAFSLVGLLEFNRMALQAERVTEQYLSSIAGSLLIIPLYLHRFDLLLLFLVSSLLLLTLLYLFNLGPLDQLIFRLGWQILGLVYLPLLLGHLVLLRQLPDGRGWVFLVLFAVMACDSAAYFVGVSFGKHKLYPSVSPKKSVEGALGGLVGSCLGVGLAAKLFLPAFGFGHIVLVGTLIGVVGQVGDLFESLLKRACGVKDSGGIFPGHGGILDRLDSLLFAFPLAYYLAQVIS; from the coding sequence TTGTTGATTGCTTTTCTTTACTATTCCACTTCGGGGATCTTTGCCCTGGTTGCCGCCGCATTTTCCCTAGTCGGGTTGCTCGAATTCAATCGCATGGCGCTGCAAGCTGAGCGTGTTACAGAGCAATACTTGAGCTCGATAGCTGGCAGCCTTTTGATTATCCCTCTTTACCTGCACCGCTTCGATCTACTCCTGCTTTTTCTAGTTTCATCATTGCTCCTTTTGACCCTGTTGTATCTCTTCAACCTTGGTCCCCTGGATCAGTTGATCTTTCGTTTAGGTTGGCAGATTCTCGGGCTTGTTTATTTACCGCTACTCCTTGGGCATCTGGTTTTACTGCGACAACTGCCTGATGGTCGCGGCTGGGTCTTTTTAGTACTGTTTGCGGTGATGGCTTGTGATAGTGCGGCTTATTTTGTCGGTGTTTCGTTTGGGAAACATAAGCTTTACCCTTCAGTGAGTCCCAAAAAGAGTGTTGAAGGCGCCTTGGGCGGCCTTGTCGGATCTTGCCTGGGGGTCGGTCTTGCCGCCAAACTTTTTCTGCCTGCTTTTGGGTTCGGTCATATCGTTCTGGTCGGTACGCTTATCGGCGTTGTTGGGCAGGTCGGGGATCTCTTTGAATCTTTGCTCAAGCGTGCTTGCGGAGTTAAAGACTCTGGTGGAATTTTCCCCGGTCATGGGGGTATACTCGACCGGCTCGATAGTCTGTTGTTTGCTTTTCCTCTCGCCTATTATCTGGCACAGGTTATCTCCTGA
- the tsf gene encoding translation elongation factor Ts, protein MSITASMVSELRKKTGAGMMDCKKALAETGGNMDDAVDFLRKKGLSAAAKKSGRIAAEGVVVAAAEGARGVLVEVNAETDFVAKNADFQKFVQGIATLCLSSEVVDIEELKTLAFPGTGRTVAEELSHQIATIGENMSLRRFDRCNAGVGCVVSYIHGAGKIGVLVELKTSSTDPRVEALARQFAMHVAAANPQYLKREQVPLEIVDKEKEIMRVKALDSGKPENIVDKIIVGQINKYFGEVCLLEQDFVIDPDHKINKIVEKLSKELGVAIELSRFVRYQLGEGIEKKEDDFAAEVAALSK, encoded by the coding sequence GTGAGCATCACAGCATCGATGGTATCTGAATTACGCAAAAAAACTGGCGCGGGGATGATGGACTGCAAAAAAGCGCTGGCTGAAACTGGTGGAAACATGGATGACGCTGTCGACTTTTTACGGAAAAAAGGTCTTTCGGCCGCTGCTAAAAAGTCAGGTCGAATTGCTGCTGAGGGGGTAGTTGTTGCTGCCGCCGAGGGCGCCAGGGGGGTTCTTGTTGAGGTGAACGCCGAAACAGACTTTGTCGCAAAAAATGCGGATTTCCAAAAGTTTGTCCAAGGGATTGCCACACTTTGTCTTAGCAGTGAAGTCGTTGATATTGAAGAACTCAAAACCCTGGCATTCCCTGGTACGGGGCGGACTGTTGCCGAAGAACTCAGTCATCAAATTGCAACAATTGGCGAGAATATGAGTCTTCGTCGGTTTGATCGCTGTAATGCCGGCGTAGGCTGTGTTGTTTCCTATATTCATGGTGCTGGCAAGATCGGTGTCCTGGTTGAGCTAAAAACCAGCTCCACGGATCCTCGGGTCGAAGCCCTTGCTCGTCAGTTTGCCATGCATGTTGCCGCTGCCAATCCGCAGTACCTTAAGCGCGAGCAGGTTCCTTTGGAAATCGTTGATAAAGAGAAGGAGATCATGCGGGTCAAGGCGCTCGATAGTGGAAAACCTGAAAATATTGTCGACAAAATTATCGTTGGCCAGATCAACAAGTATTTTGGCGAGGTTTGTCTGCTTGAGCAGGACTTTGTGATTGACCCCGATCATAAAATTAACAAAATTGTTGAAAAGCTCAGCAAGGAACTAGGTGTTGCCATTGAACTAAGTCGCTTCGTTCGTTATCAGCTGGGCGAAGGCATTGAGAAAAAAGAGGACGATTTCGCTGCTGAAGTTGCCGCTTTGAGCAAGTAA
- the rpsB gene encoding 30S ribosomal protein S2: protein MAQVGMKQLLEAGVHFGHQTKRWNPKMKPYIFGARNGIYIIDLQKTVRYFRSACEFIQETVAAGDKVLFVGTKKQAQGAIAEEALRAGQYFVNNRWLGGMLTNFTTIKKSIDRLKKIETMATDGTFEKLTKKEGLQLDRERTKLEKNLGGIKNMAKLPGAIFIIDPKKEAIAVQEANRLGIPVVAVVDTNCDPDGIDYIIPGNDDAIRAIRLFASSIADSCDEGREKQAAAKQGAAEGKDVVVETAPAAKAAPAVKKVVAVEETPVDKKVVAVEETPVDKQEVAVEETPVDKQEVAVEEAPVDKQVVAVEETPVVVPAPE from the coding sequence ATGGCACAAGTAGGGATGAAGCAACTGTTGGAAGCAGGCGTTCACTTTGGTCACCAGACCAAGCGTTGGAATCCAAAGATGAAACCTTATATCTTTGGTGCACGTAACGGTATTTATATTATCGATCTACAAAAGACCGTACGCTATTTTCGTTCTGCCTGTGAATTTATTCAGGAAACTGTCGCAGCCGGTGACAAGGTTTTGTTTGTTGGAACGAAAAAGCAAGCACAGGGTGCCATTGCTGAAGAAGCGCTCCGTGCGGGACAATACTTTGTCAATAATCGCTGGCTCGGTGGCATGTTGACCAATTTTACCACCATCAAGAAAAGTATCGATCGCCTCAAAAAAATCGAGACCATGGCGACTGATGGCACCTTCGAAAAGTTGACAAAAAAAGAAGGCCTGCAGCTTGATCGCGAACGTACCAAACTTGAAAAGAACCTGGGTGGCATCAAAAATATGGCAAAGTTGCCTGGTGCAATTTTTATAATTGACCCCAAAAAAGAAGCGATTGCCGTTCAAGAAGCGAACCGCCTTGGCATTCCGGTTGTTGCGGTTGTTGATACCAACTGTGATCCCGACGGGATCGATTATATTATCCCTGGTAATGACGATGCGATCCGTGCAATCCGGCTTTTTGCTTCGAGCATTGCAGATTCATGTGATGAAGGTCGTGAAAAACAGGCCGCGGCAAAGCAGGGTGCTGCCGAGGGTAAGGATGTAGTCGTTGAAACGGCACCCGCGGCCAAGGCTGCTCCTGCCGTCAAGAAGGTGGTTGCCGTCGAAGAGACTCCTGTAGACAAGAAGGTGGTTGCCGTCGAAGAGACTCCTGTAGACAAGCAGGAGGTTGCCGTCGAAGAGACTCCTGTAGACAAGCAGGAGGTTGCCGTCGAAGAGGCTCCTGTAGACAAGCAGGTGGTTGCTGTCGAAGAGACTCCTGTCGTCGTGCCTGCTCCAGAATAA
- the uppS gene encoding polyprenyl diphosphate synthase — protein MIHKTVNIPPLRHLAIIMDGNGRWAEARGLPRVAGHQQGVRTVVEIVDECVLQQISYLTLFAFSSENWGRPEAEVETLMALLLEFLASQRQRMLQDGVRLRVIGDRERLSVKVRNALDSAEQETLSGDKLMLTLALSYGGRDEIVRAARRLARKVAAGELAPEEIGATEFNANLDTAGVPDPDLLIRTSGELRISNFLLWQLAYAELYFVDAYWPDFGPVELRLALESYRQRRRRFGLTAEQTAEGEGLSNSAS, from the coding sequence ATGATACATAAAACCGTAAATATCCCACCATTAAGGCATCTGGCCATCATTATGGATGGCAATGGCCGTTGGGCTGAGGCACGTGGACTGCCACGTGTTGCCGGGCATCAACAGGGCGTCAGGACAGTCGTTGAGATTGTTGATGAGTGCGTTCTTCAACAAATATCCTACCTGACACTCTTTGCGTTTAGCTCTGAAAATTGGGGCCGGCCTGAGGCCGAAGTTGAAACCTTGATGGCTTTGTTGCTAGAATTTCTGGCGTCGCAGCGTCAGCGGATGTTGCAAGACGGAGTCAGATTGCGGGTCATCGGTGATCGAGAGCGGCTTTCGGTTAAGGTGCGCAACGCCCTTGATTCTGCTGAGCAGGAGACCCTTTCAGGCGACAAGTTGATGCTCACACTGGCCCTCTCCTACGGGGGCCGCGATGAAATTGTGCGGGCCGCCCGACGCCTCGCCCGCAAGGTTGCGGCAGGGGAGCTCGCCCCGGAAGAGATTGGTGCGACTGAATTTAATGCAAACCTCGACACCGCCGGGGTGCCAGACCCTGATTTGCTGATCAGAACCAGCGGAGAATTAAGAATAAGCAACTTTCTGCTGTGGCAACTCGCCTATGCCGAACTCTATTTTGTTGATGCCTATTGGCCTGATTTCGGGCCTGTTGAATTACGTCTGGCCCTGGAGAGTTATCGACAGCGGCGGCGCCGATTCGGCTTGACCGCGGAACAGACCGCAGAAGGGGAGGGCCTATCAAACAGCGCATCCTGA
- a CDS encoding DUF362 domain-containing protein encodes MALKITEECIACGTCVDTCPLGAIAEAGDIYAISDDCTECRACVDSCPVSAIVD; translated from the coding sequence ATGGCGCTTAAAATCACTGAAGAATGTATTGCTTGCGGAACCTGTGTTGATACTTGCCCTCTCGGCGCGATTGCTGAAGCTGGTGATATCTATGCGATCAGCGATGATTGTACCGAGTGCCGCGCCTGTGTTGACAGCTGTCCGGTCAGTGCGATCGTTGACTGA